One stretch of Chitinophaga pendula DNA includes these proteins:
- a CDS encoding SusC/RagA family TonB-linked outer membrane protein: MYKKSTLSTFLLCLFILISIHKARAQERVITGTVTDETGVLLPGASVTVKGSKTGTSTGTNGRFSLSVPAGATDLSISFVGFETQELNIRNKKEVAVQLHPQQTGLNAVVVVGYGTQKRKDVTGAVASVRGEEIKSLPVTNAAEALQGRMAGVEVIKSSGAPDAPASIIIRGVSSLNNAAPLYIVDGVRQSGDNINVQDIATFDVLKDASAASIYGSAAAGGVIIITTKRGQSSQPTVNFSARYGVTKPLTLSLLKRDDFVRMRRLLDPTFLSNIKADTLPDTDWVKELFRNSTEQNYNLSVSGSTPNSNYLVSAFYNGQDGIYLDNSSYLSGARVNSEFKIGSRFKVGEQIYVWSRNTAPAIVTPINPPFRSIPIMSIYDSRDPKSPWGKSPVGFGGPNLVGQIRTANAQNIKFNLQANAFAEVKLPLHLTFRTTFGYTYYNENQQYFQDAYNFGSVSTAINQLQKFNINTPTILSNYTLSFDHTIGKHTIGALAGYEQIATRYNAQYATQTSVGGRSWSFIQTSASQQTVSGAFDPNGLIKSAFGRINYNYGSKYYLSGAIRRDGNFTVFGPGNQYGVFPSASAGWRISEEPFFRQALPMFSQLKLRGSYGVLGNSNIPTYLFQPTYEVLNAQNFTPGGSPYVGTGQAYIPNPNIQWESVYEANIGLDAELLDSKLTFTAEWYNKTTKDMLYGLPIPGSTGITTPFYTNIGSVRNQGLELSVGYHDKAGDFSYSLNLNGAFNKNKVLNLDNINNNPILDGNNNYGNPSFGIMVNQPITITKAGLPFGQFYGYKVEGIYQSQAEIDKHPQQPGYKARPGDLIFADVNGDGIINDQDRTVLGNPNPKFVYGAAINLSWKGFDLALLFNGVAGVDLFNGVKAYASYPFADGNTTSKVFGASFFGSNQVTNQPRIDNNDPNGNYSKSNSYFVEKGDYLKLKNLQLGYTFSDTWLRKISMKKARIYVMGNNLFTITKYSGIDPELAGGVTTRGIDAVWQYPHARIYTAGIDLTF; encoded by the coding sequence ATGTACAAAAAAAGCACACTCTCCACGTTCTTATTATGCCTATTCATCCTGATTTCCATACATAAAGCCAGGGCACAGGAACGGGTCATTACAGGCACGGTCACAGACGAGACCGGGGTATTATTACCCGGGGCCTCCGTAACCGTCAAAGGCAGCAAGACGGGTACGAGCACAGGCACCAATGGCCGCTTCAGCCTGTCGGTACCCGCCGGAGCAACAGACCTGTCGATCTCCTTTGTCGGATTCGAGACCCAGGAATTAAATATCCGCAACAAAAAGGAGGTAGCCGTACAACTCCACCCGCAGCAGACGGGGTTGAACGCAGTAGTAGTGGTAGGTTATGGCACCCAGAAACGTAAGGATGTAACGGGAGCGGTAGCCTCTGTAAGGGGGGAAGAGATCAAAAGCCTGCCCGTCACCAACGCAGCAGAGGCATTGCAAGGGCGTATGGCCGGGGTGGAAGTGATCAAAAGTTCCGGCGCACCGGATGCACCCGCCAGCATTATCATCCGTGGGGTATCCTCCCTGAATAATGCCGCCCCCTTATATATCGTAGATGGCGTTCGCCAGTCGGGCGACAATATCAACGTACAGGATATCGCCACCTTCGACGTACTGAAAGATGCCAGCGCCGCCTCCATCTACGGCTCGGCCGCTGCCGGCGGGGTGATCATCATCACCACCAAACGAGGACAGAGCAGTCAGCCCACCGTCAACTTCTCAGCCCGCTACGGCGTTACCAAACCACTCACGCTATCCTTATTAAAACGGGATGACTTCGTACGGATGCGCCGCCTGCTCGACCCTACCTTTCTCTCCAATATCAAAGCAGATACCCTGCCTGATACCGACTGGGTAAAAGAACTGTTCCGCAATTCAACAGAACAGAACTATAACCTGTCCGTATCCGGCTCCACCCCCAATTCTAACTACCTGGTATCCGCCTTTTATAATGGACAGGATGGTATCTACCTGGACAACTCCTCCTATCTGTCCGGCGCCCGCGTCAACTCAGAATTCAAAATAGGCTCCCGCTTCAAGGTAGGCGAGCAGATCTATGTATGGAGCCGCAATACCGCACCGGCCATCGTCACACCGATCAATCCGCCCTTCCGCTCTATTCCTATCATGTCCATATACGACAGCCGCGATCCTAAAAGCCCCTGGGGTAAGTCGCCCGTAGGTTTCGGTGGCCCCAACCTGGTAGGGCAGATCCGGACCGCCAATGCACAAAATATCAAGTTCAACCTTCAGGCCAATGCATTTGCAGAAGTAAAACTACCGTTGCACCTGACATTCCGGACCACCTTCGGCTATACCTATTACAACGAAAACCAGCAATACTTCCAGGATGCCTACAACTTCGGCTCCGTATCCACTGCCATCAACCAGCTACAGAAGTTTAACATTAACACGCCTACGATCCTTTCCAACTATACATTGTCCTTCGACCATACAATCGGCAAACATACCATTGGCGCACTCGCCGGTTACGAACAGATCGCTACCCGGTACAATGCACAGTATGCCACACAAACATCAGTAGGAGGTCGCTCCTGGAGTTTCATCCAGACATCGGCATCGCAACAAACCGTATCAGGGGCTTTCGATCCCAACGGCCTGATCAAGTCAGCCTTCGGACGGATCAACTATAACTATGGCAGCAAGTACTACCTATCCGGCGCGATACGCCGCGATGGTAACTTCACCGTATTCGGCCCAGGCAACCAATATGGTGTATTCCCCTCCGCCTCCGCCGGCTGGCGCATCAGCGAAGAACCCTTCTTCCGCCAGGCACTACCCATGTTCAGCCAGCTGAAATTAAGAGGAAGCTATGGCGTACTGGGTAACAGTAACATCCCCACGTACCTGTTCCAGCCTACCTACGAAGTGCTCAATGCACAGAACTTCACCCCTGGCGGATCACCGTATGTAGGAACAGGCCAGGCATACATCCCCAACCCGAACATCCAATGGGAAAGCGTATACGAAGCCAATATTGGTTTGGATGCCGAGTTGCTCGACAGTAAACTCACCTTCACCGCCGAATGGTATAACAAAACGACCAAAGACATGCTGTACGGATTGCCCATCCCCGGCAGCACCGGTATCACCACCCCATTTTACACCAACATCGGTTCGGTGCGTAACCAGGGCCTGGAACTCTCTGTAGGCTATCATGATAAGGCCGGCGACTTTAGCTACAGCCTAAACCTCAACGGTGCTTTTAATAAGAACAAAGTGTTGAACCTGGATAATATAAATAACAATCCTATCCTGGATGGTAACAACAACTACGGCAACCCTTCTTTTGGTATCATGGTCAATCAACCTATTACCATCACCAAAGCAGGTCTGCCCTTCGGCCAGTTCTACGGATATAAAGTAGAAGGTATCTACCAAAGCCAGGCGGAGATCGACAAACATCCACAGCAACCTGGCTACAAAGCCAGACCGGGCGACCTGATCTTCGCAGACGTCAATGGCGATGGTATCATCAATGACCAGGACCGCACCGTATTGGGTAATCCCAATCCGAAGTTCGTATATGGCGCCGCCATCAACCTGAGCTGGAAAGGCTTCGACCTCGCCCTGCTCTTTAATGGCGTAGCCGGTGTAGACCTCTTCAATGGTGTGAAGGCTTATGCCTCCTATCCCTTTGCCGATGGCAATACCACCTCCAAAGTATTCGGTGCGTCCTTCTTCGGCAGCAACCAGGTTACCAACCAACCAAGAATCGACAACAACGATCCTAATGGCAACTATTCCAAGTCGAACAGTTATTTCGTAGAGAAAGGCGATTACCTCAAACTCAAAAACCTGCAGTTAGGTTATACCTTCTCTGACACCTGGCTCAGAAAGATCAGCATGAAGAAAGCCCGCATCTATGTGATGGGCAACAACCTGTTCACCATCACTAAATATTCCGGTATTGATCCTGAACTGGCCGGTGGGGTTACGACCCGTGGTATCGATGCCGTATGGCAATATCCACATGCCCGTATCTACACTGCCGGTATTGATCTTACTTTTTAA